A region of Epinephelus fuscoguttatus linkage group LG1, E.fuscoguttatus.final_Chr_v1 DNA encodes the following proteins:
- the LOC125886255 gene encoding potassium voltage-gated channel subfamily KQT member 2-like isoform X1 yields MVQKSRNGGVFPGAQADQKKLKVGFVGLEAGGTESSRDGALLIAAGGEEGPRRQRSSVSGGKKPPKRNALYRRLQNFLYNVLERPRGWAFIYHAYVFLLVFSCLVLSVFSTIKEYEKSSEDALYILEVVTIVVFGVEYMVRIWAAGCCCRYRGWRGRLKFARKPFCVIDIMVLIASISVLAAGTQGNVFATSAIRSLRFLQILRMIRMDRRGGTWKLLGSVVYAHSKELITAWYIGFLCLILASFLVYLAEKEDNEQFETYADALWWGLITLTTIGYGDKFPITWNGRLLAATFTLIGVSFFALPAGILGSGFALKVQEQHRQKHFEKRRNPAAGLIQAAWRVYATNLSRTDLTSTWDYYERTVSVPMYRLIPPLNQLDLLRNLKNKSGLSFRKDVQPEPSPSQKVSLKERVFSSPRSSGTKGKGSPQHVVPTVGPGSRTRQAFRIRGAASRQNSEVLIEMQDEEFRQKSSPEASLPGEDMADDNKSCHCEFVPQDLTPGLKVTIRAICIMRFMVSKRKFKESLRPYDVMDVIEQYSAGHLDMLARIKNLQSRVDQIVGRGTPIADKDRPKTASEELPEDPSMMGRLGKVEKQVLSMERKLDFLVNIYIQRMGIPQAETDAYFGSKEPDPAPPYHSPVDHLEKSQSISKMLQVLPADNNEKSRAVTKMVRSSSSTGHRNYNAPTCPASTSWQPISSQLHQQAPPPSQHSHGNTPSPVGDGSLVRLPPPPAGERHGGNRSHRQSTGDRGNERPEGGGGGGGGEELKPDSDASISIPSVDHEELERSFSGFSISQSRENLDFLNNSFYSSANLGDHQGGGGRGGGGAARCATVHPYIAEGESDSDSELCAPSPHSDRAWTGTK; encoded by the exons ATGGTGCAGAAATCCCGGAACGGCGGGGTGTTCCCCGGAGCGCAGGCCGACCAGAAGAAGCTGAAGGTCGGCTTCGTGGGTCTGGAGGCCGGGGGAACCGAGTCCAGCAGGGACGGAGCTCTGCTCATAGCGGCAG GCGGGGAGGAGGGGCCACGGCGGCAGCGCAGCAGCGTCTCTGGAGGTAAGAAACCTCCGAAGAGAAACGCCCTCTACAGACGCCTACAGAACTTCCTGTACAACGTCCTGGAGAGACCTCGAGGATGGGCCTTCATCTATCACGCCTACGT GTTCCTGCTGGTGTTCTCCTGTTTGGTTCTGTCCGTGTTCTCCACCATCAAAGAGTACGAGAAGAGTTCCGAAGACGCTCTCTACATCCTG GAAGTGGTGACCATTGTTGTGTTCGGGGTGGAGTACATGGTGAGGATCTGGGCCGCAGGCTGCTGCTGTCGCTacagaggatggagaggaagaCTCAAATTCGCCAGGAAACCTTTTTGTGTCATTG ACATCATGGTGTTGATAGCGTCCATCTCAGTGTTGGCCGCAGGGACTCAGGGGAACGTCTTCGCCACATCAGCCATCAGGTCGCTTCGTTTCCTTCAGATTCTGAGGATGATCAGGATGGACCGGCGGGGAGGAACCTGGAAACTGCTGGGATCTGTCGTCTACGCCCACAGCAAG GAGTTGATCACGGCGTGGTATATTGGCTTCCTGTGTCTCATTCTGGCCAGTTTCCTGGTTTATTTGGCAGAGAAAGAGGACAACGAACAGTTTGAGACGTATGCAGACGCCCTCTGGTGGGGACTG ATCACCTTGACAACCATTGGCTATGGAGACAAGTTCCCCATCACCTGGAATGGCCGCCTCCTGGCAGCGACCTTCACTCTGATCGGAGTTTCATTCTTCGCTCTGCCTGCA GGGATCTTGGGTTCAGGTTTTGCTCTGAAGGTTCAGGAGCAGCATCGACAGAAACACTTTGAGAAGAGAAGAAATCCAGCAGCTGGACTCATACAG GCGGCGTGGAGGGTTTACGCCACAAATCTGAGCCGAACTGATCTGACTTCAACCTGGGATTATTATGAAAGGACAGTGTCTGTCCCCATGTACAG GTTGATTCCTCCTCTGAACCAGCTGGATTTACTGAGGAACCTCAAGAACAAGTCAGGACTCTCATTCAG GAAGGACGTCCAGCCTGAGCCGTCTCCCAG TCAGAAGGTCAGTCTGAAGGAGAGGGTCTTCTCGTCTCCCCGCAGTTCAGGAACTAAAGGAAAAGGTTCTCCTCAGCACG TGGTTCCCACAGTTGGCCCTGGTAGCAGAACCAGACAGGCCTTCAGGATCCGAGGAGCTGCCTCCCGCCAAAACTCTGAAG tgcTGATAGAGATGCAGGACGAAGAGTTCAGACAGAAGAGCTCGCcag AGGCCAGCCTGCCGGGAGAAGACATGGCTGATGACAACAAGAGCTGCCACTGCGAGTTCGTCCCTCAGGACCTGACGCCAGGGTTAAAGGTCACCATCAGAGCCATCTG TATAATGCGTTTCATGGTGTCAAAGAGGAAGTTTAAGGAGAGTCTTCGTCCCTATGACGTCATGGACGTGATTGAACAGTATTCAGCGGGACACCTGGACATGCTCGCCCGCATCAAGAACCTCCAGTCAAG GGTGGATCAGATAGTCGGCAGAGGGACACCAATCGCAGACAAGGACCGTCCCAAAACAGCCAGCGAGGAACTTCCTGAGGACCCGAGCATGATGGGCCGGCTGGGGAAGGTGGAGAAGCAG GTCCTGTCCATGGAGAGAAAGTTGGACTTCCTGGTGAACATCTACATCCAGCGAATGGGAATCCCTCAGGCCGAGACCGACGCCTACTTTGGATCCAAGGAGCCTGACCCGGCGCCGCCATACCACAGTCCGGTGGATCACCTGGAAAAGAGCCAGTCCATCTCCAAGATGCTACA ggTGCTTCCTGCCGATAACAATGAGAAGAGTCGAGCGGTGACAAAGATGGTTCGctccagcagctccactggacACAGGAACTACAATGCCCCCACCTGTCCAGCCTCTACTTCCTGGCAGCCAATCAGTTCGCAGCTCCACCAGCAGGCCCCGCCCCCTTCCCAGCATAGCCACGGTAACACTCCAAGTCCAGTAGGAGATGGGTCACTGGTCCGACTCCCGCCTCCTCCGGCTGGAGAGAGACATGGCGGGAACCGATCCCACCGACAAAGCACCGGAGACCGAGGGAACGAAAGaccagagggaggaggaggaggaggaggaggggaggagctAAAGCCGGACAGCGACGCCTCCATCTCCATCCCGTCTGTGGACCACGAGGAGCTGGAGCGCTCCTTCAGCGGCTTCTCCATCTCCCAGTCCAGAGAGAACCTGGACTTTCTCAACAACAGCTTCTACTCCTCCGCCAACCTGGGAGACCaccaaggaggaggaggaagaggaggaggaggcgccGCCCGCTGCGCCACCGTCCACCCATACATCGCAGAGGGGGAGTCGGACTCCGACTCAGAGCTCTGCGCTCCCTCGCCTCACTCAGACCGAGCCTGGACCGGAACCAAGTAG
- the LOC125886255 gene encoding potassium voltage-gated channel subfamily KQT member 2-like isoform X2 has protein sequence MVQKSRNGGVFPGAQADQKKLKVGFVGLEAGGTESSRDGALLIAAGGEEGPRRQRSSVSGGKKPPKRNALYRRLQNFLYNVLERPRGWAFIYHAYVFLLVFSCLVLSVFSTIKEYEKSSEDALYILEVVTIVVFGVEYMVRIWAAGCCCRYRGWRGRLKFARKPFCVIDIMVLIASISVLAAGTQGNVFATSAIRSLRFLQILRMIRMDRRGGTWKLLGSVVYAHSKELITAWYIGFLCLILASFLVYLAEKEDNEQFETYADALWWGLITLTTIGYGDKFPITWNGRLLAATFTLIGVSFFALPAGILGSGFALKVQEQHRQKHFEKRRNPAAGLIQAAWRVYATNLSRTDLTSTWDYYERTVSVPMYSF, from the exons ATGGTGCAGAAATCCCGGAACGGCGGGGTGTTCCCCGGAGCGCAGGCCGACCAGAAGAAGCTGAAGGTCGGCTTCGTGGGTCTGGAGGCCGGGGGAACCGAGTCCAGCAGGGACGGAGCTCTGCTCATAGCGGCAG GCGGGGAGGAGGGGCCACGGCGGCAGCGCAGCAGCGTCTCTGGAGGTAAGAAACCTCCGAAGAGAAACGCCCTCTACAGACGCCTACAGAACTTCCTGTACAACGTCCTGGAGAGACCTCGAGGATGGGCCTTCATCTATCACGCCTACGT GTTCCTGCTGGTGTTCTCCTGTTTGGTTCTGTCCGTGTTCTCCACCATCAAAGAGTACGAGAAGAGTTCCGAAGACGCTCTCTACATCCTG GAAGTGGTGACCATTGTTGTGTTCGGGGTGGAGTACATGGTGAGGATCTGGGCCGCAGGCTGCTGCTGTCGCTacagaggatggagaggaagaCTCAAATTCGCCAGGAAACCTTTTTGTGTCATTG ACATCATGGTGTTGATAGCGTCCATCTCAGTGTTGGCCGCAGGGACTCAGGGGAACGTCTTCGCCACATCAGCCATCAGGTCGCTTCGTTTCCTTCAGATTCTGAGGATGATCAGGATGGACCGGCGGGGAGGAACCTGGAAACTGCTGGGATCTGTCGTCTACGCCCACAGCAAG GAGTTGATCACGGCGTGGTATATTGGCTTCCTGTGTCTCATTCTGGCCAGTTTCCTGGTTTATTTGGCAGAGAAAGAGGACAACGAACAGTTTGAGACGTATGCAGACGCCCTCTGGTGGGGACTG ATCACCTTGACAACCATTGGCTATGGAGACAAGTTCCCCATCACCTGGAATGGCCGCCTCCTGGCAGCGACCTTCACTCTGATCGGAGTTTCATTCTTCGCTCTGCCTGCA GGGATCTTGGGTTCAGGTTTTGCTCTGAAGGTTCAGGAGCAGCATCGACAGAAACACTTTGAGAAGAGAAGAAATCCAGCAGCTGGACTCATACAG GCGGCGTGGAGGGTTTACGCCACAAATCTGAGCCGAACTGATCTGACTTCAACCTGGGATTATTATGAAAGGACAGTGTCTGTCCCCATGTACAG TTTTTAG